A single Drechmeria coniospora strain ARSEF 6962 chromosome 03, whole genome shotgun sequence DNA region contains:
- a CDS encoding srf-type transcription factor, with protein sequence MQTLIARHQAVRPPNRPPLPSSTLANPQQHGGTNEHKGPSDFNGGNDEEDDDEADVTPPRAVDAPAEAQMMPPQFHGQQQPFSQILRHHTPSASPPVGNGGPFQGHPGHPGHPGHHGHRASLPQQSLIPRPDSRNDSRRMPPNVAPQPIAQAAHVGAGPASAAPSAPFRRPHLAASAPSRTRPPTARCPTAASHGAQDRRAGAAAPASRHGHGRQEAAATQVAQHLHADRGEPVDIVPAPRLVRLKRSSTQGSLDKPRNASMSSGPDGGFTPPSRPGSVKVGGSLAGSRSRGPRLTVQIPDEASEPGSGTGESNSPHNTTSTPTLAPQRHNSHSSVVLPPPSPSATALLSAGASGPPNPFARPPPHQTVNGDTPVSALPSRFLNNELLPSPSSFYPDWNFRGSDSNTLPSPLNFATPVVGSGPSFLRDDHGGASANPTSAGGVTGGGSNQASAYPSASLKRKSPDYGPGSQTDGHAAPDEPKRVKVEL encoded by the exons ATGCAGACCCTCATCGCGAGGCACCAAGCCGTCCGTCCTCCGAACCGTCCTCCCCTTCCGTCGAGCACGCTCGCTAACCCGCAGCAGCATGGCGGTACAAACGAGCACAAGGGTCCTTCGGACTTCAACGGCGGAaacgacgaagaagacgacgacgaagccgacgtgACTCCTCCccgtgccgtcgatgccccGGCCGAAGCCCAGATGATGCCGCCCCAATTTcacggccagcagcagccctTCTCCCAGATTCTCCGCCACcacacgccgtcggcatcgccccccgtcggcaacggcggcccCTTCCAAGGCCACCCAGGCCACCCCGGCCACCCCGGCCACCACGGTCATCGAGCTTCCTTGCCGCAGCAGTCGTTGATACCCCGTCCCGACTCGAGGAACGACAGCCGGCGGATGCCTCCCAACGTCGCTCCCCAACCCATCGCCCAGGCGGCCCACG TCGGCGCAGGTCCAGCCTCAGCAGCACCTTCCGCACCATTCCGTCGCCCGcatctcgccgcctccgccccaTCCCGGACCCGACCGCCGACCGCAAGATGCCCTACCGCCGCTTCCCATGGAGCCCAAGACCGACGTGCCGGAGCGGCCGCACCCGCCTCACGCCATGGACACGGCCGTCAAGAAGCTGCCGCAACGCAAGTCGCACAGCATCTTCACGCCGATCGAGGAGAACCGGTCGATATTGTCCCAGCACCTCGCCTCGTTCGC ctGAAGCGGTCGAGCACCCAGGGCAGCCTGGACAAGCCGCGGAACGCGTCCATGTCCTCGGGTCCTGACGGCGGCTTCACGCCCCCGTCTCGGCCCGGCAGCGTCAAGGTCGGCGGCTCCCTGGCCGGCTCACGGTCGAGGGGACCCCGTCTCACCGTCCAGATACCTGACGAGGCTTCCGAGCCCGGCAGCGGCACGGGAGAGTCAAACTCGCCTCACAACACGACCAGCacgccgacgctcgcgcCCCAGCGGCACAACTCGCACTCGTCGGTCGTGCTCCCGcccccgtcaccgtcggcgacggccttgctGTCAGCCGGAGCCTCGGGACCGCCGAACCCCTTtgcccggccgccgccccaTCAGACGGTCAACGGGGACACGCCGGTGTCTGCGCTGCCGTCCCGGTTCCTCAACAACGAGCTCCTGCCCAGCCCCAGCAGCTTCTACCCCGACTGGAACTTTCGCGGGAGCGACAGCAACACCCTCCCGAGCCCTCTGAACTTTGCcacgcccgtcgtcgggtcCGGGCCGAGCTTCCTGCGCGACGACCACGGCGGCGCGTCCGCCAATCCGACCTCGGCCGGAGGGGTGactggcggcggcagcaaccAGGCCAGCGCGTATCCGTCGGCGTCTCTGAAGCGGAAGTCGCCCGACTACGGCCCCGGCAGCCAGACTGACGGCCACGCGGCCCCAGACGAACCTAAGAGGGTCAAGGTCGAGCTCTGA